The region CTCAATACGTCGGCGCCCCGCTCACGCAATGGTGGCAAGTTAATGGGTATCACGTGCAGGCGATAATACAAGTCTTCACGAAACCGCCCTTGCTCCACTTCTACTAAGGGGTCACGGTTAGTGGCGCAAATAATGCGCACATCCACTTGGATCTGCTGGGAGCTGCCCACCGGCTGAATTTGCCCCGATTGCAAGAAGCGCAATAATTTACTTTGCAATTCCAAGTCCATTTCGCAAATTTCATCCATAAACAAAGTACCGCCATCGGCGCGGATCACAGCACCATCACGGTCTTGTAATGCGCCGGTAAAGGCACCTTTAATATGGCCAAACAGCTCACTTTCCATCAAATCTTTTGGAATGGCCGCGCAGTTGAGGGCAATAAAAGGGCCGTCTGGCCGACCGCTACGCTCGTGCAAGGCTTCGGCGCACACTTCCTTGCCGGTGCCACTTTCACCTGTGATAAACACAGTCGCACTGCTGGGTGCCGCATTCTCAATCAAGCGATAGACTTTTTGCATCGGCAAGCTGGCACCAATAAAACCTTGAAACGGTTCGCCTTCAATGTCGTGACGATAGCTGTCGAGCAGCTGATTGAGCTGGCGAAACTTCATGGTGTTATGCAAGGTGACTTTAAGCCGCTCAATTTCTATCGGTTTATTAATAAAGTCATGGGCGCCTAAGCGCATCGCTTCCACGGCCACATCTACCGAGCCATGAGCGGTGATCACTATGGTGGTGATATTTAATTTTTCGCGGTGCAACCATTGCAGTATGTCCATGCCCGGCATATCTGGCAGGATCAAATCCAGCAATAAAATATCCGGTGCATGCTGCTGAATATGCTCAATGGCCGCTTGGCCATTATTTACCACCGTCAGCGACAGCGGCTCATCTTGCAGATAGGCTTGGTAAAGCGCAGCCAACGACGCCGTATCCTCTACCAGTAATACATTTAGCCTTTCATCACCCATCTTAAATTCTCACCTTTTACCATTCAGTTGTTATTTTCACACACCTGAGAAAAATTGCTTGCAGCAAATTAACTCGGTGCTAACATCAATTCAACACAAATAGTGACTCGTTTGTTACCCATTTTATAACGTCCGCTACTCGTTTGTGATGTTTAGTTTAGCGCTAGGTTCAGTTTTTCTAGCTGTTTAATGTGTTCTGTTTAATGTTTTTCCTGCTTAGTTAGTTTTTCTGCTTAAGTTAGTTTTTTCCTGTAAGTGTGTTAGTAACGACAATTTTTAGCCTTGTGGCTGCTGCAAACCAGAGTACTTGTGACTCTGGTTTTTTTTGTCTGTTATACACGACTTCAACTAACCGACGCCTTAAGCCGGACTGTCGATATCGATAAATTCTACCGCTAAGCCATGTTGGCTTGCCAGCCACTCACCCAATGCCTTCACGCCATAGCGTTCAGTGGCATGATGGCCGGCGGCAAAAAAGTGTAGCCCATACTCACGCGCCACGTGCACGGTTTGTTCGGAGATTTCACCACTAATAAAGGCGTCCATGCCTTGTTCGGCGGCCAACTCTATATAACCTTGGCCGCCACCGGTGCACAGCCCTACCCGGCGGATCAACTCAGGGCCGGTGTCGCTCACTTGCACGACTCTGCTTCCAGACGCATTAAGCCCCAAGCGCTCGGTTAAGCGCGCACTCAGCTGCTGGCCGGTCAGCGGCTCGCTCAACTCACCCCACATGGGTATCGATTGTGCATTGCCCACTTCCAGTGGTCGCAGCTGGTTTATGCCCAATAGCGCGGCCAACTGGGCGTTATTACCCAGCTCAGGGGCAATATCCAGCGGTAAGTGATAGGCATAAAGGTTGATATCATGGCTGAGCAAGGCTTTCAGGCGTCGGCGTTTCATGCCGCGCACCGACTCGCTCTCTCCTTTCCAGAAATAACCGTGATGCACCAATATCGCATCGGCCTTAACGGCAATGGCGCGGTCAATCAGCGCTTGGCTGGCCGTCACCCCCGTGATCACGGTGCGGATCTCGGCTTTGCCTTCCACTTGCAGGCCATTAGGGCAATAATCCTTGATGGCGTGCACGTTTAGCAGCGTATTTAGGTGCTGCTCGAGTTCTAAATTGTTCATATTGCCCCCTGTGTGCCCAGTATGCATTGTTGTATGTCGTGCTATATAAAGTGTTATGTGCAGTGCTATTTGATAACACATTGTAAAACAAAAGGTTCCCAGAAATGAGTACTGCTTTATCTTCTTTATTAGCGCAGCTCAAAGACGCAACCGTGCGTGACTTAGCTTGGGCGCTGGCCAGCCCTAATTTATTATCTGATTCAACACTGGCCCCAGACAACATTTGGTATCAGCGGCTACTCAACGACTATCAGCCCCGCTTACTGGCGCTCGACCAGCAGCCTACAGTGCTGCATTTACACTGTGCGCCTCATCGCCGTTTGGGCCTTTATTTTGAGGCGCTGTGGCACTTCTTTTTGCTCGACAGCCCGCGCTTTCAGGTGCTGGCCCATAACTGGCAACAGGTGCTGGATGGTACCACATTGGGCGCCTTCGATTTTTTAGTTTGGGATCAACAAAGCCAAAGAGTAGAGCACTGGGAGTTAGCGGTTAAATTCTATCTGGTCAGCCAGCAAGAAAATGCCGTCGACCATGCCTTTGGCATTAACCCGCGCGACAAGCTGCGTCGTAAACATCAACATATGCTGAACTCGCAACTGATGCTGGGCAATCATCCTCACGTAGCGCCTAAACTGGCACAACAAGGTTTGGTACCCCAGCACAAACGATTGATCTTAAAAGGCCGTTTATATTATCCGCCTCATGCTCAGCATTTTATCTCTGCCAGTGGTGAGCGCGGCCAATGGGGCACAGCCCCACCCAGCGCGGCCTTTCGTGCCCAGCACAAACTGGGCTGGATGACAGGTGGCCGAGTAAGTGCAGATCGGCGGCAAAACTTTATCGACCCAGAGGGCAATTGGTATATACAAGTGGATGAAGCTTGGCTGGCCAGTACTCAGAATTAAATAGCGGTTAGATAAG is a window of Oceanisphaera sp. IT1-181 DNA encoding:
- a CDS encoding DUF1853 family protein; translated protein: MSTALSSLLAQLKDATVRDLAWALASPNLLSDSTLAPDNIWYQRLLNDYQPRLLALDQQPTVLHLHCAPHRRLGLYFEALWHFFLLDSPRFQVLAHNWQQVLDGTTLGAFDFLVWDQQSQRVEHWELAVKFYLVSQQENAVDHAFGINPRDKLRRKHQHMLNSQLMLGNHPHVAPKLAQQGLVPQHKRLILKGRLYYPPHAQHFISASGERGQWGTAPPSAAFRAQHKLGWMTGGRVSADRRQNFIDPEGNWYIQVDEAWLASTQN
- a CDS encoding Nif3-like dinuclear metal center hexameric protein; protein product: MNNLELEQHLNTLLNVHAIKDYCPNGLQVEGKAEIRTVITGVTASQALIDRAIAVKADAILVHHGYFWKGESESVRGMKRRRLKALLSHDINLYAYHLPLDIAPELGNNAQLAALLGINQLRPLEVGNAQSIPMWGELSEPLTGQQLSARLTERLGLNASGSRVVQVSDTGPELIRRVGLCTGGGQGYIELAAEQGMDAFISGEISEQTVHVAREYGLHFFAAGHHATERYGVKALGEWLASQHGLAVEFIDIDSPA
- a CDS encoding sigma-54 dependent transcriptional regulator, which produces MGDERLNVLLVEDTASLAALYQAYLQDEPLSLTVVNNGQAAIEHIQQHAPDILLLDLILPDMPGMDILQWLHREKLNITTIVITAHGSVDVAVEAMRLGAHDFINKPIEIERLKVTLHNTMKFRQLNQLLDSYRHDIEGEPFQGFIGASLPMQKVYRLIENAAPSSATVFITGESGTGKEVCAEALHERSGRPDGPFIALNCAAIPKDLMESELFGHIKGAFTGALQDRDGAVIRADGGTLFMDEICEMDLELQSKLLRFLQSGQIQPVGSSQQIQVDVRIICATNRDPLVEVEQGRFREDLYYRLHVIPINLPPLRERGADVLSIATALVRQAAREEGKSFVGLSEATKDRLQAYHWPGNVRQLQNVIRNAVVLHQGEWIELDMLPAPLDQPVAHNTAGEWVSQDTLPAPIVPLAVLERKAIERAISHCQGNVSRAAALLEVSPSTIYRKLQGWDNSHA